A genomic region of Papaver somniferum cultivar HN1 chromosome 7, ASM357369v1, whole genome shotgun sequence contains the following coding sequences:
- the LOC113294301 gene encoding codeine O-demethylase-like: METPTLMKLGNGLSIPSVQELAELTFAEVPSRYVCTNDENLLLMTMGASEIDDETVPVIDLQNLLSPEPAIGKSELDRLHYSCKEWGFFQLVNHGVDALLVDNVKSEIHSFFNLPLNEKTKYGQRDGDVEGFGQAFLVSENQKLDWADMFFINTLPLHLRKPHLFPNLPLPLRETIESYSSEMKKLSMVLFEMMGKAIEVIDIKEAITEMFEDGMQSMRMNYYPPCPQPERVIGITPHSDFDGLTILLQLNEVEGLQIRKEDKWISIKPLPDAFIVNVGDIWEIMTNGVHRSVDHRGVINSTKERLSIATFHSPKLELEIGPISSLIRPETPAVFKSAGRFEDLLKEGLSRKLDGKSFLDCMRM, encoded by the exons ATGGAGACACCAACACTTATGAAGCTGGGTAATGGTTTGTCAATACCAAGTGTTCAGGAATTAGCTGAACTCACGTTTGCAGAAGTTCCATCTCGATACGTATGCACCAACGATGAAAATCTGCTGTTGATGACTATGGGTGCATCTGAAATAGATGATGAAACAGTTCCTGTCATCGATTTGCAAAATTTACTATCTCCAGAACCAGCAATTGGAAAGTCAGAATTGGATAGGCTTCATTATTCTTGCAAAGAATGGGGTTTCTTTCAG TTGGTAAACCATGGAGTCGACGCTTTATTGGTAGACAATGTAAAATCAGAAATTCATAGTTTCTTTAACCTTCCATTGAATGAGAAAACCAAGTATGGACAGAGAGATGGAGATGTTGAAGGATTTGGACAAGCCTTTCTTGTATCAGAGAACCAAAAACTTGACTGGGCAGACATGTTTTTCATCAACACTCTTCCACTCCATTTAAGGAAGCCTCATTTATTTCCAAACCTCCCTCTGCCTCTCAG GGAGACAATAGAATCCTACTCATCAGAGATGAAAAAACTATCTATGGTTCTCTTTGAGATGATGGGAAAAGCTATAGAAGTAATTGATATTAAGGAGGCTATAACAGAGATGTTTGAAGATGGGATGCAATCAATGAGGATGAATTATTATCCTCCTTGTCCTCAACCAGAGCGTGTAATTGGTATTACGCCacactcggattttgacggtttgACAATCCTCCTTCAACTCAATGAAGTTGAAGGATTACAAATAAGAAAAGAAGACAAGTGGATTTCAATCAAACCTCTACCAGACGCATTCATAGTGAATGTTGGAGACATTTGGGAG ATAATGACCAATGGAGTTCACCGCAGCGTCGATCATCGGGGAGTAATAAATTCAACAAAGGAAAGGCTCTCCATCGCAACATTTCATAGCCCTAAACTAGAGTTGGAGATAGGCCCGATATCAAGCTTGATCAGACCAGAAACACCTGCTGTGTTCAAAAGTGCTGGTAGATTTGAGGATCTTTTGAAGGAAGGTCTTTCAAGGAAGCTCGATGGAAAATCATTTCTTGACTGCATGAGGATGTGA
- the LOC113294305 gene encoding codeine O-demethylase-like — METPTLMKLGNGLSIPSVQELAELTFAEVPSRYVCTNDENLLLMTMGASEIDDETVPVIDLQNLLSPEPAIGKSELDRLHYSCKEWGFFQLVNHGVDALLVDNVKSEIHSFFNLPLNEKTKYGQRDGDVEGFGQAFLVSENQKLDWADMFFINTLPLHLRKPHLFPNLPLPLRETIESYSSEMKKLSMVLFEMMGKAIEVIDIKEAITEMFEDGMQSMRMNYYPPCPQPERVIGITPHSDFDGLTILLQLNEVEGLQIRKEDKWISIKPLPDAFIVNVGDIWEIMTNGVHRSVDHRGVINSTKERLSIATFHSPQLELEIGPISSLIRPETPAVFKSAGRFEDLLKEGLSRNLDGKSFLDCMRM, encoded by the exons ATGGAGACACCAACACTTATGAAGCTAGGTAATGGTTTGTCAATACCAAGTGTTCAGGAATTAGCTGAACTCACGTTTGCAGAAGTTCCATCTCGATACGTATGCACCAACGATGAAAATCTGCTGTTGATGACTATGGGTGCATCTGAAATAGATGATGAAACAGTTCCTGTCATCGATTTGCAAAATTTACTATCTCCAGAACCAGCAATTGGAAAGTCAGAATTGGATAGGCTTCATTATTCTTGCAAAGAATGGGGTTTCTTTCAG TTGGTAAACCATGGAGTCGACGCTTTATTGGTAGACAATGTAAAATCAGAAATTCATAGTTTCTTTAACCTTCCACTGAATGAGAAAACCAAGTATGGACAGAGAGATGGAGATGTTGAAGGATTTGGACAAGCCTTTCTTGTATCAGAGAACCAAAAACTTGACTGGGCAGACATGTTTTTCATCAACACTCTTCCACTCCATTTAAGGAAGCCTCATTTATTTCCAAACCTCCCTCTGCCTCTCAG GGAGACAATAGAATCCTACTCATCAGAGATGAAAAAACTATCTATGGTTCTCTTTGAGATGATGGGAAAAGCTATAGAAGTAATTGATATTAAGGAGGCTATAACAGAGATGTTTGAAGATGGGATGCAATCAATGAGGATGAATTATTATCCTCCTTGTCCTCAACCAGAGCGTGTAATTGGTATTACGCCacactcggattttgacggtttgACAATCCTCCTTCAACTCAATGAAGTTGAAGGATTACAAATAAGAAAAGAAGACAAGTGGATTTCAATCAAACCTCTACCAGACGCATTCATAGTGAATGTTGGAGACATTTGGGAG ATAATGACCAATGGAGTTCACCGCAGCGTCGATCATCGGGGAGTAATAAATTCAACAAAGGAAAGGCTCTCCATCGCAACATTTCATAGCCCTCAACTAGAGTTGGAGATAGGCCCGATATCAAGCTTGATCAGACCAGAAACACCTGCTGTGTTCAAAAGTGCTGGTAGATTTGAGGATCTTTTGAAGGAAGGTCTTTCAAGGAACCTCGATGGAAAATCATTTCTTGACTGCATGAGGATGTGA